ACTCAAGAAGAGGTATTCTTTATACCTCTTCTTTTTTAAAAAATTAATCCACTAGATTCGGAAGGAGGTGTAGTATGCCTACTATTAATCAATTGATTCGTAAAGGCAGGACTAAGGTTAAGAAGAAGAAAACGGCTCCAGCGTTAGGCGGCGCACCACAAAAGAGAGGTGTTTGTACTAGAGTTTATACTGCAACACCAAAGAAGCCTAACTCTGCATTAAGAAAAGTAGCACGTGTTCGACTAACTAATGGTAAGGAGATAACAGCTTATATTCCTGGAATAGGTCATAACCTACAGGAACACTCTGTAGTTTTAGTAAGAGGAGGAAGAGTTAAGGATTTACCAGGTGTTAGATATACTATTGTTCGTGGTTCATTAGATACTGCTGGTGTTGAAGATAGAAGACAAGGACGTTCTAAATATGGAGTTAAGATGCCGCAGGAATAATATATTTAATATAGTAATATAAAAATCCAAACGATAATAAAGGGGGGAAATCGATGTCACGGAAGAATAGAGCAGAAAAAAGAAAAATTTCACCAGATCCGATTTTTAATAGTAAATTAGTTACTAAGAGTATTAATAATATTATGTATGATGGTAAGAAGGGTTTAGCTGAAGGGATTTTCTATGAGGCTTTAAATAAAGTTGAAGAAGAAACAGGTGAAACTGGTTTAGAAGTATTTAAAGAAGCTTTAAATAATACTATGCCCGTTTTAGAGATTAGATCTCGCCGTGTTGGTGGAGCTAACTATCAGGTGCCAGTAGAGGTTAGCAATGATCGTCGTTTAACACTAGGGCTACGATGGATTATTAATTCAGCTCGAGGACGTGGAGAAAGAAAGATGGTAGATAGATTAGCTGGTGAAGTTGTTGATGCTTATAATGAAGAAGGTGGAGCTGTCCGTAAGAAAGAAGAGGTACATCGTATGGCCGAAGCAAATAAAGCATTTGCTCACTATAAATGGTAATACTATATTGAGAAAAGGAGGGTGAATAGTGGCCAGGCAATTTCCGTTAAAACGAACAAGAAATATTGGGATTATGGCACATATTGATGCTGGAAAGACTACAGCTACTGAACGTATTCTTTTTTATACTGGAAGAGTGCATAAGATGGGTGAAACTCATGATGGTGCTTCCCAAATGGACTGGATGGAACAGGAACAGGAAAGAGGCATTACAATTACATCTGCGGCTACTACGTGTCAGTGGGAAGATCATAGAATTAATATTATAGACACGCCAGGACACGTGGACTTTACTGTAGAGGTAGAAAGATCTTTAAGAGTATTAGATGGAGCGATTGGTGTATTCTGCTCAGTAGGTGGTGTAGAGCCACAATCTGAAACGGTATGGCGCCAAGCGGATAGATATAATGTTCCAAGAATTGCGTTTATTAATAAGATGGATAGAACAGGAGCCGACTTTTATAATGTTGTAGATATGATGGATGATAGAATTGATGCTAATCCGGTTCCTATTCAACTACCTATTGGCAAAGAGGAA
The sequence above is a segment of the Selenihalanaerobacter shriftii genome. Coding sequences within it:
- the rpsG gene encoding 30S ribosomal protein S7, with the translated sequence MSRKNRAEKRKISPDPIFNSKLVTKSINNIMYDGKKGLAEGIFYEALNKVEEETGETGLEVFKEALNNTMPVLEIRSRRVGGANYQVPVEVSNDRRLTLGLRWIINSARGRGERKMVDRLAGEVVDAYNEEGGAVRKKEEVHRMAEANKAFAHYKW
- the rpsL gene encoding 30S ribosomal protein S12 — its product is MPTINQLIRKGRTKVKKKKTAPALGGAPQKRGVCTRVYTATPKKPNSALRKVARVRLTNGKEITAYIPGIGHNLQEHSVVLVRGGRVKDLPGVRYTIVRGSLDTAGVEDRRQGRSKYGVKMPQE